The Oryctolagus cuniculus chromosome 5, mOryCun1.1, whole genome shotgun sequence genome includes a region encoding these proteins:
- the LOC138849893 gene encoding collagen alpha-1(I) chain-like, whose translation MKRDHMMLSPAPRPRPRPFRGPRRRRGRHSPQRFTFVFAANSLPRPGGEKRRGRVSAPPPLPLPPLPPPPPPLLQPQPRAGRGCPARRGAAGPALRGCAVAAAARPARAPRAPAHRSRPLGRGPLRRRVRPRSAAALREAGPVAEPSARRVTEPAGGRGLRLPPPPAPPGGGGRARRAGPGARGEPEIAGTRRARGPQGACVGSGRARRAGPGARGEPEIAGTRRARGPRGACVGSGRARRAERPRGAGDRGDTESPGPAGSLRGEWACAPRREPEIAGTRRARGPREALRGEWACAPRRAPAGPGSRVREEPGGPEIGRTRRPPGPARGVGVRPGAHAGPAGGSVLGPPWPSPGGSTCCRCLLKRGALLPAHACGL comes from the exons ATGAAACGCGATCACATGATGCTCA gccccgccccccgcccgaggccccgccccttccggggaccccgccggcgccgcggcagaCACAGCCCGCAGCGATTTACTTTCGTTTTCGCGGCGAACTCCCTCCCGAGGCCCGGAGGGGAGAAGCGGCGGGGGCGAGTTAGCGCGccgccgcccctgcccctgccgcccctgccgccgccgccgccgcccctgctGCAGCCGCAGCCCCGAGCGGGGCGAGGTTGTCCGGCCCGACGCGGGGCAGCGGGGCCAGCGCTCCGCGGGTGcgcagtggccgccgcggcccggcccgcccgcgccccgcgcgcGCCAGCTCACCGCTCCCGGCCCCTTGGCCGCGGGCCCCTCCGCCGCCGCGTCCGGCCGCGCTCCGCTGCCGCGCTCCGGGAGGCCGGTCCGGTGGCCGAGCCGTCCGCGCGCCGAGTGACCGAGCCCGCGGGAGGGCGTGGACTgcggctgcccccgccccctgccccgccggGCGGAGGAGGGCGTGCGCGCCGCGCGGGGCCGGGCGCCCGAGGGGAGCCGGAGATCGCGGGGACACGGAGAGCCCGGGGCCCGCAGGGAGCCTGCGTGGGGAGTGGGCGTGCGCGCCGCGCGGGGCCGGGCGCCCGAGGGGAGCCGGAGATCGCGGGGACACGGAGAGCCCGGGGCCCGCGGGGAGCCTGCGTGGGGAGTGGGCGTGCGCGCCGCGCCGAGCGCCCGAGGGGAGCCGGAGATCGCGGGGACACGGAGAGCCCGGGGCCCGCGGGGAGCCTGCGTGGGGAGTGGGCGTGCGCGCCGCGCCGGGAGCCGGAGATCGCGGGGACACGGAGAGCCCGGGGCCCGCGGGAAGCGCTGCGTGGGGAGTGGGCGTGCGCCCCGCGCCGGGCGCCCGCGGGTCCTGGCTCCCGGGTTCGAGAGGAGCCCGGAGGCCCGGAGATCGGGAGGACACGGAGACCGCCGGGGCCTGCGCGGGGAGTGGGCGTGCGGCCCGGCGCCCACGCTGGCCCGGCCGGAGGAAGCGTGCTGGGTCCTCCGTGGCCCTccccagggggaagcacctgctgTCGGTGTCTACTGAAGCGAGGTGCGCTGTTACCTGCACACGCTTGCGGCCTGTAG